The following proteins are co-located in the Telopea speciosissima isolate NSW1024214 ecotype Mountain lineage chromosome 9, Tspe_v1, whole genome shotgun sequence genome:
- the LOC122641074 gene encoding signaling peptide TAXIMIN 2 produces the protein MGECRPLGFLLGLPFALIALVLSLVGIVVWIIGSVLSCLCPCCICCAGIANLAMDTVKLPVKVMRCFTDQIPC, from the exons atgggagaGTGTCGACCTCTGGGTTTCTTGCTTGGATTGCCCTTTGCCCTCATTGCATTGGTTTTATCCCTTGTGGGAATTGTCGTTTGGATTATTGG GTCGGTGTTGAGTTGCTTATGCCCATGTTGTATATGTTGTGCGGGCATTGCGAATTTGGCAATGGATACTGTGAAGCTTCCTGTTAAAGTGATGAGATGCTTCACTGATCAGATTCCTTGTTAA
- the LOC122640549 gene encoding dnaJ homolog subfamily B member 13-like translates to MGVDYYKILQVDKNAKDEDLKKAYRKLAMKWHPDKNPNNKREAEAKFKEISEAYEVLSDAQKRAIYDQYGEEGLKGQVPPPGSGGPGGAQFFHTGDGPTVFRFNPRNADDIFAEFFGFSSPFGGMGGGGGGTWGGSRFRSGLFSDDLFSSYGEAGGSMNQGPRKAAPIEIRLPCSLEELYKGTTKKMKISREIADVSGKTIPVEEILTINLKPGWKKGTKITFPEKGNEQPNVTPADIVFIIDEKPHNVFTRDGNDLIVAEKIPLVEALTGHTVHLTTLDGRKLTIPINNVIHPNYEEVVPGEGMPIPKDPSKKGNLRIKFDIKFPARLTAEQKAGIKRLLPS, encoded by the exons ATGGGCGTGGATTACTACAAGATCTTACAAGTAGATAAGAACGCCAAAGATGAAGATCTTAAGAAAGCTTACAGAAAACTTGCCATGAAGTGGCACCCAGATAAGAATCCCAATAACAAGAGGGAAGCTGAAGCCAAATTCAAAGAGATCTCTGAAGCCTATGAG GTTCTCAGTGATGCCCAGAAGAGAGCAATCTATGACCAGTACGGTGAAGAGGGACTGAAAGGTCAAGTGCCTCCGCCGGGCTCCGGCGGTCCTGGTGGGGCTCAGTTCTTCCATACGGGAGATGGGCCCACCGTATTTAGGTTTAATCCAAGAAACGCTGATGACATTTTCGCTGAGTTCTTTGGGTTCTCGAGTCCGTTCGGAGGGAtgggaggtggtggtggcggcacgTGGGGTGGTTCCAGGTTCCGCAGTGGACTGTTTAGTGACGATTTGTTTAGTTCGTATGGTGAGGCAGGTGGTTCAATGAATCAGGGTCCTCGTAAAGCTGCTCCAATAGAGATACGTTTGCCTTGTAGCCTTGAGGAGCTCTATAAGGGCACTaccaagaaaatgaagattTCCAGAGAGATCGCTGATGTCAGTGG GAAAACAATTCCAGTGGAAGAGATTTTAACTATTAACCTTAAGCCTGGATGGAAGAAGGGAACAAAGATCACATTTCCAGAGAAAGGGAATGAACAGCCTAATGTTACACCCGCGGATATCGTCTTCATCATTGATGAAAAGCCACATAATGTCTTCACTAGAGATGGAAATGATCTGATTGTCGCTGAGAAGATACCTCTTGTTGAAGCTCTCACAGGTCACACTGTACATCTCACTACACTTGATGGCAGGAAGCTTACCATTCCTATCAATAATGTGATCCATCCGAATTATGAAGAGGTTGTCCCAGGGGAAGGAATGCCTATACCAAAAGATCCATCAAAGAAGGGAAACTTGAGAATCAAGTTCGATATTAAGTTCCCTGCAAGGTTGACGGCCGAGCAAAAGGCTGGAATCAAGAGACTGTTACCTTCATAA